The Roseomonas marmotae genome segment GTCCTCCGCATTCGGTGTCGCCGGCTTCTACGACTGGACGGCAAGGAAGGTCGGCGCGGTGAAGGTGGGGCCGAAGGCACTGCTCGCCATCTTCATCGCGGTTTCCGGCATCTTGTCGGCGGTGCTCACCAATGATGTGGTCTCTGCCGCCATGACGGGGGTCTTGTGCGCGATATGCCTGGCGCGGCGCCTCAATCCCATTCCATTCCTGCTGGGCTTCTGTTTCGCCGCCAATGTCGGATCGGCTGCGACCCTGATCGGCAGTCCCAAGAGCATGATCGTGGCCGAGACTCTGGAAGTCTCCTTCACAGGATTCACGGCCCTCACCGCACCCCCTTCGATCCTTGGCCTTGTTCTGGCCTGGCTTGTGCTGGTCATCATCTATCGCGGCAAGTGGAGCCTTCCGGCGGCCCCGCCGAAAGCCGCCGTGGATACCGCCGTCGTCCCGGTCGCGCTGGACCGGACCGAGACCATCAAAGCCGCCATTGTCGTTGCCGCCGTGATCATGGCTTTCGTGTTCACGGACTGGCCGCGCATGCTGATCGCGCTTCTGGCCGCAAGCTTTCTGCTCGTCAGCCGCCGTGTTGATTCGGACAAGGTCCTCGGGGCGGTCGACGGTTCCCTGCTGCTGCTGCTGATCGGCCTTTTCATCGTCAACGCCGCGCTGGGCGCCACCGGCCTGCCGGAGAAGCTGGTGAACTGGGTGGCCTCGGCCGGGCTCGATCTGCACGACCCCGTGGCTGTGCTCGTCGTCATCGCCGTGCTCTGCAACATCGTTGGGGCGACGCCCGCCGTGATGCTGGCACTGCCCTTTCTCTCCGGCGGGGAGAATCCCGAGCTCCTTGGCGCGGCCGTTGCGTTGGGTGCGAGCTTTTCCGCCAACGCTCTGCTCTTCGGCAGCCTTGCAGGGATCATTGTCGCGGAGGAGGGGCGTCGGCGCGGGGTCATCATCGGCTTCGGAGAATTCACCAGGGCAGGCGCGCTGCTTGCGTTCCTGTGCCTGCTTCTCGCGGCCGGGTGGCTCCACTATCTGCGGTGAGGCAGGCGGCGCCCCTGGCCCGGCCTGCCAGTCTGCTCACGGTGCCGGGAAGCACCTCCACTAGAACCCGCTTTTGATCCGTGGATGCGTGTGTTCATGCGCTGCCCCAGGCCCATGGCGGTGGTGGACGGCGCTCTCCGCCACCGGAATGAGGCTCAGGGCGCCGTGCATGACGCCACGCTCCAGGAAGAGTGCTTCGGCATAGGAGGAGATATCGGCGACATGGCCGCGCATGACGGTGACGTCGATCGACGTCGTATGATCCAGCGGAACAGAGAGCGCCGAAACCGTCTGGTCGTGGCGCTCCAGCCGCCCTTGCGGCACACGCGCGGCGAGGCTGCGGACCGATTGATCGATGGCGCAGCTCACGACACCGAAGCAGTGAGCCCCGGCCGGGCCCGCCGCACGGGAGGACAGGCCGCGCCGGACCAGATCGCGGATCGCCTCGGAGCGGCTGGAGGTACCGGATAACCGCATATGTGTGTCCAGCTCCCCGGCCAGGTCATCGTCCATGGATATCGTTATCCGCTGCATGCGGGTCCTCCGCTGGAACGCCTGAAACCGGACCATCATACCGGCGGCGGAAACGAGCCGTCGATGAGCATCCATTTCAGCTTGTCGGATTTCTACGGCGGGGAGTATGATTTTTCGGCACCTAATTCTTAACGGGTATTGGTATGGCCTTGGAACTTCGCGCGGCTCCTCTCGTGCTTGGGCTCTTGGCATCGCCGATTTTGGCTTCACCTTCGCAGGCACATTTCCAGGAGATCATCCCTTCCTCGGATGTTCTTCCCGAAGGTGGCGCCGTGACCGTGGACATGGTGTTCACCCACCCGGTCGAAGGCGGCCCCGTGATGGACATGGCCAGGCCCGCCCAGGCGGGCGTCCTGCTGGCCGGCAGGAAGACCGACATGACGGACCGTCTCGTCATGAAGGTGGCCGGCGGCAAGAGCGCCTGGAGCTTCACCCATGATCTGCCCGAACCGGGGGCCGCGATCTTCTACGTGGCGCCAAGGCCCTACTGGGAAGCGGCGGAGGGAAAATACATCGTCCATTATGCCAAGGTGATCGTCGACAGCTACGCTTCCGGCGAAGGCTGGGACGCGCTGGTCGGACTGCCGGTGGAAATCCGTCCGTTGACCCGGCCGACCGGTCTGTGGACGGGCAATCTGTTCTCGGGCGTCGTGCTGAAGGGCGGCAAGCCTGTTCCCTCTGCCGAGATCGAGGTGGAGTTCATCAATGACGGCACGGTGAAGACGCCGAATGATGCCTTCGTCACCCAGGTCGTGAAGGCCGATGCCAACGGCACCTTCACCTACGCCATGCCGCGCGCGGGATGGTGGGGCTTCGCGGCGCTGCTGGAGGGTGACGAGCCGATGACCTCGCCCGAGGGCAAACAGGCGCCGGTCGAGAATGGCGCGCTGATCTGGGTGAAGGCCACCGACATGGGCGGGAAGTAGTGGCCGATGGCACATATCCCGGACGGCATCCTTTCCGCGCCGGTCCTGATTGGCGGCGGGGTGGCCGCGGCCGCCGGGGTGGCGCTCGGGCTGAAGCGGCTCGATGACCGGTTGATTCCGCGCGCGGCGATCCTGGCTGCGGCTCTGTTCGCCGGGTCGCTGATCGCCATCCCCGTCGGTCCGTCCAGCGTGCACCTGCTGTTGTCGGGCCTGATGGGAATCATGCTGGGCACGGCCATCTTTCCCGCCGTGCTCGTCGCGCTGCTGCTCCAGGCGCTGCTCTTCGGGTTCGGCGGGCTGACGACGCTGGGCGTCAATACCGTGAACATCGCGCTTCCCGGCCTGCTGGCAGGCATGGTCCTGGGGCCGTTGATCCGCTCGACCGGGAGCCCCGGGCTGCGCCTCCTGGCCGGAATGCTGACGGGGATGCTGCCGGTGATCGGGACAGGGGCCCTGGTCGCGCTGGCGCTGTGGCTGTCATCGAGCGACTACACGCCGGTCGCCAGCGTCGTGGCCGCCACCTACCTGCCGCTCGCCATCGGCGAGGCTTTCGTCACGGCGGCGGCCGTCGCCTTCCTGGCCCGCGTCCAGCCGGATGCCATGAGGCCCGTCGCCCCGTGAGGCGCCTCGTCTTCCCGGCCCTGGCCTTCGTCGCGTGGATGGGGACGGCTCAGGCGCACAAGCTCAAGGTCTTCGCGACGGTCGAGGGCGGCGTGGTGAGGGGCTATGCCTTCTTCATCGGCGGTGGCCGCGCCGCGGCTACGCCATGGATCGCGCATGGTGCCACGGGTGGCGAGATCGCCAGCGGAGAGACGGATGCCGAGGGCCGGTTCGACTTCAGGGCGCCGCCGCCGGCATCGGAGGTGACCGTCACGGTCGACACGCGTGAAGGCCATATCGCCTCGGCCTCCCTGCCCGCGGCACGGTTCGGCGGGGCCGCGCCGGCCGGCGGCACCTCCGATCCTGCCGCGGACGGGCGGCCCGCCGCCGTGACGCAGCAGCCGGTCGCCGTGATGGTGGAGGAGGCCGTCCAGCACCAGCTGACCCCGCTGATGGAGCGCATCGAGCAGCTGGACGCGCGGCTGCGCTTCACCGACATGGTCTCCGGGGTCTTCCTGATCCTCGGCCTCGCGGGCATGGCGATCTGGGCCCGTGGTCGCCGCAGATGACATGGCCGCGGGATCTGCGCCTGAGGATCGTCGCGGCCTTCGCGGTGGTCGGCTGCCTCTCGCAGCTCAGGTCGCTGCCCGTCGCGGCCGGCGCGTTCGCGGCCGTCATGGTCTTCGCCTGGCTGCACCGGTCCGGCCAGCCTTCCTGGCGCCGGCTGCTGCACCTGGAGGGCTTCCTGCTGCTGCTGTTCGTGACGCTTCCCTTCAGCGTCGCGGGGCCGCCGCTCTTCAGCCTCGGCCCCTTCGCCGCGAGCCTCGAAGGCGTGTCGCGGGCGGCGCTCATCGCCTGCAAGGTCTCGGCCTCCGTGCTGGTCATTGTGACGATGCTGCGCGAGGACGAGCCGGTCCGGCTGGGGGCGGCCCTGCGCGGCCTCCATGTGCCGGAGCCAGCCGTGCGGCTTTTCATGCTGACCGCGCGCTACCTCGGCCTGATCCGTGGCGAGGCGCAGCGCCTGCATGACGCGATGCGGATGCGCGGCTTCCGGCCGGGCGGGAACCGGCATACCTGGCGCAGCTACGGCAACCTGCTCGGCATGCTGCTGGTCCGCGCGCTCGCCCGCGCGCAGAGGGTCGAGGAGGCGATGTTGTGCCGTGGCTATGACGGGCGCTTCCCCCGTGTCGCGCAGCCTCCTCCGGCTGCCGGGGACTGGATGGGCTTCACCCTCATCCTCGCCTTCGGCATCGCCGTCATCCTGACGGACCGGCTATGAGCGAGCTTCTGGCCCTTGAGGATGTGAGCGTGAGCCGGGACGGCGCAAGGGTGCTCAGCCATGCGAGCCTCAGCCTCTCATCGGGGGAGCGGCTGGCGATCATCGGCCCGAACGGGGCGGGCAAGACGACATTGCTGCGGACGCTCATGGGCCTGGAGCGCGGCGTCGAGGGGCGAGTCCGGCTGTTCGGGACGGAATGCCGCGACGAGCACGGCTTCCGTTCCCTGCGCCCGCGCATCGGCTACCTCTTCCAGGACAGCGACGACCAGCTCTTCTGCCCGACCGTGATCGAGGATGTCGCCTTCGGCCCGCTGAATCTCGGCTGCACGCAGGCGGAGGCGCTCGGCCGGGCCGCGGATGTCCTGGCCCGGCTCGGCATCGGCGCGCTCGCGCCGCGCATCAGCCACCGGTTGTCGGGCGGCGAGAAGCGCCTGGTCTGCCTCGCCGGCCTGCTGGCGATGAAGCCCGAGGTGCTGATCCTCGACGAGCCCACCAACGGCGTCGACACCGAGAACGGCCACCGGCTGCGCGCGGCGCTGCGCGGCTTTCCCGGCGCCATGCTGCTGGTGTCGCATGACGACGGCTTCATCGCGGAGCTGGCGACGCGGGCGATGGCGATCCGCGATGGCATGCTCTTCCCCGCCGCCATTCACGCGCACCGGCATCTGCACAGCCACCCGCATATCCATCCCGCCTAGGACCACGCCCGGAGAATCAGGATGGCATGCCCATCAGCGCCTCCATGGCGATCGGGAAGCGGCGCGCGCGGATGCCCGTCGCGTGCCAGACCGCATTGGCCACCGCGCCCGCCGAACCGGTGATGCCGATCTCGCCCACGCCCTTGATACCCAGCGCATTCACATGCGGGTCGTGTTCCTCCACCAGGATGGCTTCGAGGGAAGGGATGTCGGCGTTCACGGGCACATGATACTCGGCGAGGTTGGCGTTCATCACCCGGCCCGAGCGCCGGTCCGGCACGGCCTGCTCGTGCAGCGCGAAGGAGATGCCCCAGATCATGCCGCCGTAATACTGGCTGCGGACCAGGCGCGGGTTGATGATGGTGCCGGCCGCGAAGGCACCCACCAGGCGCGTCGCCCGGATCTGGCCGAGGTCGGGATCGACCTTCACCTCGGCGAAGACCGCGCCATGGGCATGGGTCGCGTAGTGCTCCTGCACGGCGGGGTCCATGGCGCCGCTGCCGCGCCCCTCGATCTCCTCCAGCCCGGCCCGGGCCAGGATGTCGGCATAGCTTTCGCCCCGGCTTTCGTCGTCGCGCCGCAGCAGCCGGCCGCCGCGCGCCAGGACACCGGCATTGCCGGCGCCGAAGAGGGGGGAGCGGCTGTCCTCCATCGCCAGTGCGGCCAGCTTCGCGACGGCATCCTCGCCGGCGGCGCGCAGGGCGGTGCCGGCCGTCGCGGTCTGGGCTGATCCGCCGGCGATGCCGGCATCCGGCTGGCTGGAGTTGCCGGCGCGGAACTCCAGTTGGCCGATCTCCAGCCCCAGGCTGTCCGCCGCGATCTGGGCGAGCGCGGTCCAGGCGCCCTGGCCCATGTCATGCGCGCCGGTCTCCGCCAGGCCGCTGCCGTCCCGCCGCAGCACGACCCTTGCCTGGCCCTGGAACATGATGGCGGGGAAGGTGGCCGTGCCCATGCCCCAGCCCACCAGCAGCCCGTTCTCGTCCCGCATCTGCCGCGGCGCGAGGGGACGGCCCTGCCAGCCGAAGCGCGCCGCGCCCTGGGCATAGCATTCCCGCAGCGCCTTGGAGGAGAAGGGCTTGCCGGAGATCGGCTCCACCTCCGCGTAGTTCCTCAGGCGGAACTCCAGCGGGTCCATGCCGAGGGCCTGCGCCATCTCGTCGATCGCGCTCTCCAGCGCGATGCTGCCGCTCGCCTCACCCGGGGCCCGCATGAAGTTCGGGGTGCCCGTATCCAGCCGCACCGCCTCGGTGGTCGTGGCGATGGCGGGGCTGGCATAGAGGGTGTGCGTGGGCTGGCCGGCGGGCTCGAAGAAGTCGTCGAAGCGGCTGCTGGCCGTGCGGACATGATGATGGATGGCGGTCAGCGCCCCCTGCCGGTCGGTGCCGAGGCGCAGCGTCTGCCGCGTCGGCCCCCGGTGCCCCACCGGGCCGTACATCTGCTCGCGGCGCAGGACCAGCTTCACGGGGCGGCCGGCCAGGCGGGCCGCCAGGATGCCGAGAACCTGCGGTCCGGACATCAGGCCCTTGGAGCCGAAGCCGCCGCCGAGGAAGGGGCTGCGGATCTCGATATTCCCGGGCGGGATGCCGAAGAGCCCGGCGATCCGCTCCTGCGCCCAGATGAGGCCCTGGCTGGGCGTGTCCAGGGAGAGGCGGTCACCATCCCAGGCCGCGACGGTGGCATGCGGCTCCATGGCGTTGTGATACTGCGCGGGGGTCTCGTAGGTCGCCTCGATCCTGGTGCCGGCCGCGGCCAGTCCGGCCTCGACATCGCCGTGCCGTGCCTCCGCCGGCATGCCGGGGCCGATAGCGGCCGGGATGAAGGCCCCGTCGCCGTCCAGCCCGGTGCGGACCGGCTCGGCCTCGTAGCGCGGCGCGAGCAGCGTGGCGCCCTCGGTCGCCGCTTCCAGCGTCTCGGCGATCACGACGGCGATGGGCTGCCCCGCGTAGCGCACCCGGTCGTTCTGCAGCAGGTCGAGCCGGAAGGCCAAAGGGCTTGTCTTCTCGTCCGGGTCCTGCGCCAGCGCGGGCCGGTTGTCCGGGGTCATCACCGCGACCACGCCGGGATGCGCGCTGGCGGCGGCGAGGTCGAGCGCGGCCACGCGCCCACGGGCGATGCTGCTGACGGCCAGCACGGCATGCAGCAGGCCGGGCGGGTTGTTGTCGGCGGCGTAGCGGGCCTGGCCGGTGACCTTCAGCGGGCCGTCGCGGCGCGTGATGGGCTGACCGATACTGGCGCCCTGCCGGGCATGGGGGATGCTCTCAGGCATGGAGCGGGCCTCCGGGAATGGGGGCGAAGGGGGAGGCGGGAAGGGCGGGCAGGCGCTCTTGCGTCCCGGCGGCGGCCAGGGCCAGCGCGCGGGCGACGATGCGGCGTGCCAGCTCGATCTTGAAGCCATTGTCGCCGGAGGGCCTCGCATCCGCGAGCGCGGCCTCCGCCGCCTGGCGGAAGGCCGCCGCATCGGGCCGGGCACCGGCCAGCACGGCCTCGGCGGCATGGGCGCGCCAGGGCTTCGCGGCGACGCCGCCGAGCGCGAGCCGCGCCTCTTCGATCACGCCGTCCCGCATCCGCAGGCAGGCGGCGGCGGAGACGACGGCGAAGGCGTAGGAGGTGCGCTCGCGCAGCTTGACGTAGCGGGCATGCGCGGCGAAGCCATCCGCCCCGGCTGGAAGGCGGAGGCCGAGGACCAGTTCACCGGAGGCGAGGATGCTCTCCCGCTCCGGCGTCTCTCCGGGCAGCAGGTGGAAATCCTCCAGCGCCACCTCCCTCCGCCCGGCCTGGCCCTCGATCTCCACGACGGCGCCGAGGGCGGCGAGAGGGACGCAGAAATCGGAGGGATGGGTGGCGATGCAGTGCTCGCTCCAGCCCAGCACGGCATGCAGGCGGTTCTCGCCCTCCCGCGCGTCGCAGCCGGCGCCGGGGTCGCGTTTGTTGCAGGCGCTGGCGGGGTCGTAGAAATAGGCGCAGCGCGTGCGTTGCAGCAGATTGCCGGCGGCGGTCGCGGCGTTGCGGAGCTGCGCGGAGGCGCCGGAGAGCAGCGCCTCGGCCACCGCCGGGAAGCGCCGGCTGAAGGAGGGGTCGTGCGCGAGGTCGGCATTGCGGACGCGCGCGCCGATGCGGAGTCCGCCATCCGGCATCGCCTCGATCCGGTCGAGGCCGGGCAGGCGGCTGACATCGACCAGCCGCGCGGGCCGGAGGATGCCGCCCTTCATCAGGTCCAGCAGGTTGGTGCCGGCGGCCAGATAGGCGCTGCCCGGCAGGGCGGCGGCTGCGACGGCTTCCGCG includes the following:
- a CDS encoding SLC13 family permease — translated: MELTLAIFFLVYVAMGVGHLPGFRLHRTGAALVGAMLLIALGRISPAAAWGAIDYNVIGLLFGLMIVSSAFGVAGFYDWTARKVGAVKVGPKALLAIFIAVSGILSAVLTNDVVSAAMTGVLCAICLARRLNPIPFLLGFCFAANVGSAATLIGSPKSMIVAETLEVSFTGFTALTAPPSILGLVLAWLVLVIIYRGKWSLPAAPPKAAVDTAVVPVALDRTETIKAAIVVAAVIMAFVFTDWPRMLIALLAASFLLVSRRVDSDKVLGAVDGSLLLLLIGLFIVNAALGATGLPEKLVNWVASAGLDLHDPVAVLVVIAVLCNIVGATPAVMLALPFLSGGENPELLGAAVALGASFSANALLFGSLAGIIVAEEGRRRGVIIGFGEFTRAGALLAFLCLLLAAGWLHYLR
- the nikR gene encoding nickel-responsive transcriptional regulator NikR — encoded protein: MQRITISMDDDLAGELDTHMRLSGTSSRSEAIRDLVRRGLSSRAAGPAGAHCFGVVSCAIDQSVRSLAARVPQGRLERHDQTVSALSVPLDHTTSIDVTVMRGHVADISSYAEALFLERGVMHGALSLIPVAESAVHHRHGPGAAHEHTHPRIKSGF
- a CDS encoding DUF4198 domain-containing protein is translated as MLGLLASPILASPSQAHFQEIIPSSDVLPEGGAVTVDMVFTHPVEGGPVMDMARPAQAGVLLAGRKTDMTDRLVMKVAGGKSAWSFTHDLPEPGAAIFYVAPRPYWEAAEGKYIVHYAKVIVDSYASGEGWDALVGLPVEIRPLTRPTGLWTGNLFSGVVLKGGKPVPSAEIEVEFINDGTVKTPNDAFVTQVVKADANGTFTYAMPRAGWWGFAALLEGDEPMTSPEGKQAPVENGALIWVKATDMGGK
- the cbiM gene encoding cobalt transporter CbiM, whose protein sequence is MAHIPDGILSAPVLIGGGVAAAAGVALGLKRLDDRLIPRAAILAAALFAGSLIAIPVGPSSVHLLLSGLMGIMLGTAIFPAVLVALLLQALLFGFGGLTTLGVNTVNIALPGLLAGMVLGPLIRSTGSPGLRLLAGMLTGMLPVIGTGALVALALWLSSSDYTPVASVVAATYLPLAIGEAFVTAAAVAFLARVQPDAMRPVAP
- the cbiQ gene encoding cobalt ECF transporter T component CbiQ translates to MTWPRDLRLRIVAAFAVVGCLSQLRSLPVAAGAFAAVMVFAWLHRSGQPSWRRLLHLEGFLLLLFVTLPFSVAGPPLFSLGPFAASLEGVSRAALIACKVSASVLVIVTMLREDEPVRLGAALRGLHVPEPAVRLFMLTARYLGLIRGEAQRLHDAMRMRGFRPGGNRHTWRSYGNLLGMLLVRALARAQRVEEAMLCRGYDGRFPRVAQPPPAAGDWMGFTLILAFGIAVILTDRL
- a CDS encoding energy-coupling factor ABC transporter ATP-binding protein, whose amino-acid sequence is MSELLALEDVSVSRDGARVLSHASLSLSSGERLAIIGPNGAGKTTLLRTLMGLERGVEGRVRLFGTECRDEHGFRSLRPRIGYLFQDSDDQLFCPTVIEDVAFGPLNLGCTQAEALGRAADVLARLGIGALAPRISHRLSGGEKRLVCLAGLLAMKPEVLILDEPTNGVDTENGHRLRAALRGFPGAMLLVSHDDGFIAELATRAMAIRDGMLFPAAIHAHRHLHSHPHIHPA
- a CDS encoding xanthine dehydrogenase family protein molybdopterin-binding subunit, with amino-acid sequence MPESIPHARQGASIGQPITRRDGPLKVTGQARYAADNNPPGLLHAVLAVSSIARGRVAALDLAAASAHPGVVAVMTPDNRPALAQDPDEKTSPLAFRLDLLQNDRVRYAGQPIAVVIAETLEAATEGATLLAPRYEAEPVRTGLDGDGAFIPAAIGPGMPAEARHGDVEAGLAAAGTRIEATYETPAQYHNAMEPHATVAAWDGDRLSLDTPSQGLIWAQERIAGLFGIPPGNIEIRSPFLGGGFGSKGLMSGPQVLGILAARLAGRPVKLVLRREQMYGPVGHRGPTRQTLRLGTDRQGALTAIHHHVRTASSRFDDFFEPAGQPTHTLYASPAIATTTEAVRLDTGTPNFMRAPGEASGSIALESAIDEMAQALGMDPLEFRLRNYAEVEPISGKPFSSKALRECYAQGAARFGWQGRPLAPRQMRDENGLLVGWGMGTATFPAIMFQGQARVVLRRDGSGLAETGAHDMGQGAWTALAQIAADSLGLEIGQLEFRAGNSSQPDAGIAGGSAQTATAGTALRAAGEDAVAKLAALAMEDSRSPLFGAGNAGVLARGGRLLRRDDESRGESYADILARAGLEEIEGRGSGAMDPAVQEHYATHAHGAVFAEVKVDPDLGQIRATRLVGAFAAGTIINPRLVRSQYYGGMIWGISFALHEQAVPDRRSGRVMNANLAEYHVPVNADIPSLEAILVEEHDPHVNALGIKGVGEIGITGSAGAVANAVWHATGIRARRFPIAMEALMGMPS
- a CDS encoding FAD binding domain-containing protein, whose amino-acid sequence is MNRFDYVRPSTVAEAVAAAALPGSAYLAAGTNLLDLMKGGILRPARLVDVSRLPGLDRIEAMPDGGLRIGARVRNADLAHDPSFSRRFPAVAEALLSGASAQLRNAATAAGNLLQRTRCAYFYDPASACNKRDPGAGCDAREGENRLHAVLGWSEHCIATHPSDFCVPLAALGAVVEIEGQAGRREVALEDFHLLPGETPERESILASGELVLGLRLPAGADGFAAHARYVKLRERTSYAFAVVSAAACLRMRDGVIEEARLALGGVAAKPWRAHAAEAVLAGARPDAAAFRQAAEAALADARPSGDNGFKIELARRIVARALALAAAGTQERLPALPASPFAPIPGGPLHA